A window from Vigna angularis cultivar LongXiaoDou No.4 chromosome 7, ASM1680809v1, whole genome shotgun sequence encodes these proteins:
- the LOC108336437 gene encoding uncharacterized protein LOC108336437, translated as MGSDGVRKPRLLCLHGFRTSGEILKTQLHKWPQSVLDNLDLVFVDAPFPCQGKSDVEGIFDPPYYEWFQFNKEFTEYTNFDECLKYIEDCMIKHGPIDGLLGFSQGAILSAALPGLQEKGVALTKVPKVKFVVIVGGAKFRSPSVVDKAYSSPISCPSLHFLGEVDFLKQYGMELLESCVEPVVIHHPKGHTIPRLDDKSVKTVMDFIERIKKDVSK; from the exons atgggAAGCGATGGCGTGAGGAAACCAAGATTATTGTGCCTTCATGGGTTTCGAACAAGCGGAGAAATACTGAAAACGCAGTTACATAAGTGGCCACAATCCGTTCTCGACAACCTTGATCTTGTTTTTGTGGATGCTCCTTTTCCTTGCCAAGGCAAATCCGACGTCGAAGGCATTTTTGATCCTCCTTACTACGAGTGGTTCCAGTTCAACAAG GAATTTACAGAGTACACCAACTTTGACGAGTGCCTTAAGTACATTGAGGACTGCATGATCAAGCACGGACCTATTGATGGGCTTCTGGGTTTCTCACAG GGAGCAATATTATCAGCTGCGCTGCCAGGTCTTCAGGAGAAG GGTGTGGCACTGACGAAGGTTCCCAAGGTGAAATTCGTTGTTATTGTAGGAGGGGCAAAGTTTAGGTCACCGTCTGTGGTGGACAAAGCATATTCTTCTCCCATTAGCTGTCCCTCTCTTCATTTTCTAG GTGAAGTGGATTTTTTGAAACAATATGGAATGGAACTACTAGAATCCTgtgttgaacccgtggtgattCACCACCCCAAAGGACACACAATACCAAGATTAG ATGATAAGAGCGTGAAGACCGTGATGGATTTCATCGAAAGGATTAAGAAAGACGTCTCAAAATAA